A stretch of Hydractinia symbiolongicarpus strain clone_291-10 chromosome 9, HSymV2.1, whole genome shotgun sequence DNA encodes these proteins:
- the LOC130657922 gene encoding uncharacterized protein LOC130657922 isoform X7, producing the protein MVEFESNGMKFFVVLIAVVFAILHQTYAESLNEDDGFRRLLRRASAEADRPLIREQRRNKDEDDEDGFSDIMEQNPSPNDIIRKRRADEDEFYHTLLSRSEPKHKEKRSFDTNDVDNKAGYIVREDWTGDSKISDADRQELENLFQKLNADDGPAKTDIARSTSDDESSAEDAAKDYATWLMKQPADKMGAALSHKAEVDHKLTKLFFHNKRASFPPPNCNEKSSHCKCRRTCHPYTVAKYSPCRCSTNNPARASIAKTPLSDSLSSKQHTPMKRHKHTDDKPSNVKYPEPIHWMTAKKSEAPKNSTVQKSNSTSENCTTAECLCERTCHPKPVASSAPCECQEKPNEGKPPGKTVLTPGSKLCTDDSPKCLCTRACYPKTILSYSPCNCEGDGDPPPKNATTPPSPPLELTNTTNNATASKEEFMKAAPSQADAVKKFEVSSTKGEQRSADPYAYGWCTRACHPLSVAAEKPCKCASGSNTANFFPPRSPENKIIKAPVSSHIKAPISNHVNPVPAKQTSPIAPAVPNVHVPATRPVEGAAITANAGSVVPQTDASAQTRNAVSASESVCARSCSPLSVASQDPCSCQNTTGALPATAPLTKDTIKPVDTTHHSYQGCYKDRKPIRDLPKRFNRFDTTPEACISECKYQNYKFAGVQYGYLCFCGNAFGRYGKVADSDCNSLCSGDSKRSCGAFWHNSVYAVDDSKEYDPSDFDFAKIDAAERLRDTLPAPAIRTVNKPAPAASTNEYSDSQGANVATHLMKAAQAALKAAKKLLPSVSKKHKVHKKGGKQGRKDKREDDEEDAELMQEKMAAMASLGAAHEILQKTNFGLDKRDAEREKRSIDEDSDPYDPDNGKDLLAAYLANVDAYKRQVRSVDDDEEDEDPNEKPKFDYRRMVIGETDEGEFVERYNDENVEKKKKKRATDGKKKRSTAEGSGAGEKRKRSVTKGSGAGEKKSVTEGSGTGEKRKRSVSEGSGAGGKRKRSMTEGSGAGEKKKRTVSEGSGVGEKRRRSMMEGSASFQHKKLIHKRKRRAVLENSGSNKKRFVIEGNGSNKKRSIVEGSGSNKKRSVIEGSGSNKKRSTIEGSGSNKKRSIVEGSGSNKKRAIVEGSGANKRKRRSLEGSADYQRKRRGMSDEMQRVEGDKLSEIEAKLRSLEYVEKRDQIPEEALTADDESEEEEEETQGEDESGSGESDNEEESTEESEESGSESGESDDRDMSRRSAEEDMESLFSKRSVEAGKPDNSSEVGNSTENAHLKSDVEKGVDSLLNLVVELYKQQKTIKAFESSVRSLRHDILHELNVPQVKKNTATKKVREEIEKTARERLHVLTSSIEHKITEFAKSHPEASKQANLATSLLPKLPLSDEKLAESKKEISRRAAEFDDIEDAFSQNVQTEQTDLPDILKEHFRRNSEPDIEFVKQKPEVVNGEQKLSRMHREVQQSEMETGNEDDDEFEKLFQ; encoded by the exons ATGGTCGAATTTGAGTCGAATGGAATGAAATTTTTTGTGGTGCTAATTGCAGTAGTGTTTGCTATTCTGCATCAGACATATGCAGAGAGTTTAAACGAAG ATGATGGTTTCCGACGACTTCTGCGTAGAGCGAGTGCTGAGGCTGATCGTCCACTAATTCGTGAACAAAGAAGAAACAAAg atgaagatgatgaaGATGGATTTAGTGATATTATGGAGCAAAATCCTTCACCCAATGATATCATTCGAAAAAGAAGGGCTGATGAAG ATGAATTTTATCACACCCTGTTAAGTCGATCAGAGCCAAAACATAAAG AAAAACGCTCTTTTGATACGAATGATGTTGACAATAAAGCAG GATACATTGTCCGAGAGGATTGGACGGGTGATTCTAAAATATCCGATGCTGATAGACAAG AACTAGAAAATCTTTTCCAAAAATTAAATGCAGATGATGGTCCAGCAAAAACTGATATTGCTCGTTCAACATCTGATGACGAG agttCTGCTGAGGATGCTGCAAAAGATTATGCAACATGGTTGATGAAGCAACCT GCTGACAAGATGGGAGCTGCTTTAAGTCACAAAGCAGAAGTTGATCACAAACTTACCAAACTGTTTTTCCATAACAAAAGAG CCTCATTTCCACCACCAAACTGCAATGAAAAATCATCCCACTGCAAATGTAGACGTACTTGTCACCCTTACACAGTAGCTAAATACTCGCCTTGTCGATGTTCTACGAACAACCCTGCAAGAGCTAGTATTGCTAAAACTCCCCTTTCAGATTCATTATCCTCAAAGCAGCATACTCCCATGAAACGGCACAAACACACAGATGATAAACCGTCAAATGTTAAATACCCTGAACCAATTCACTGGATGACTGCGAAGAAGAGTGAAGCACCAAAGAATTCAACTGTTCAAAAGTCTAACTCAACTTCTGAGAATTGCACAACTGCAGAATGTCTGTGTGAGAGGACCTGCCATCCAAAGCCAGTTGCATCG TCAGCTCCTTGTGAATGTCAAGAAAAACCAAACGAAGGTAAACCGCCTGGTAAAACTGTTTTGACCCCTGGTTCGAAGTTATGTACAGATGATAGTCCTAAATGTCTTTGTACTCGTGCTTGTTATCCTAAAACTATTTTATCCTATTCCCCTTGTAATTGCGAAGGTGATGGAGATCCACCACCAAAAAATGCAACCACGCCTCCTTCTCCTCCACTAGAACTTACAAACACGACCAACAATGCAACAGCATCCAAAGAAGAATTTATGAAAGCAGCACCCTCTCAAGCTGATGCAGTTAAAAAG tttGAAGTCAGCTCAACAAAAGGTGAACAACGCAGTGCTGATCCATACGCTTATGGTTGGTGCACAAGAGCTTGCCATCCTTTAAGTGTTGCTGCTGAGAAGCCATGCAAGTGTGCTTCTGGTTCAAATACTGCAAACTTCTTCCCACCAAGATCACCAGAGAATAAAATAATCAAAGCTCCTGTTTCTTCTCATATAAAAGCACCTATCAGTAACCATGTTAATCCGGTTCCTGCTAAACAAACTTCCCCCATAGCACCTGCAGTGCCTAATGTCCATGTACCTGCCACTAGGCCTGTAGAAGGTGCTGCCATTACAGCAAATGCAGGATCAGTGGTACCACAAACAGATGCGAGTGCGCAAACTCGTAATGCAGTCTCTGCTAGTGAAAGTGTATGTGCAAGAAGTTGCTCCCCTCTTTCTGTTGCTAGTCAGGACCCATGCAGTTGCCAAAACACAACAGGTGCTTTGCCGGCTACAGCTCCATTGACTAAAGATACAATCAAACCAGTTGACACCACCCATCATA GCTATCAAGGATGTTACAAGGACAGAAAACCAATTCGAGATTTACCCAAGAGATTCAACCGTTTTGATACCACTCCTGAAGCTTGCATCAGCGAGTGCAAATACCAAAATTACAAATTTGCTGGCGTCCAATATGGCTACCTTTGTTTCTGTGGTAACGCATTTGGTCGCTATGGTAAAGTAGCGGACTCAGATTGTAATTCTTTGTGCAGTGGAGACAGTAAACGTTCGTGTGGTGCTTTTTGGCACAACTCTGTATATGCAGTTG ATGACAGTAAAGAGTACGACCCTTCAGATTTCGACTTTGCTAAGATTGACGCTGCTGAGCGATTGAGAGATACTTTACCAGCACCTGCTATTCGAACAGTCAACAAACCAGCACCAGCTGCATCCACCAACGAATATTCTG atTCACAAGGAG caAATGTTGCAACTCATTTGATGAAAG ctGCACAGGCTGCACTTAAAG ctgCTAAGAAGTTATTACCAA GTGTAAGCAAGAAGCACAAAGTTCATAAAAAGGGTGGAAAACAAGGAAGAAAAGATAAACGTGAGGACGATGAAGAAGATGCAGAATTAATGCAAGAAAAGATGGCCGCCATGGCTTCGTTAGGAG CTGCCCatgaaattttacaaaaaactaACTTTGGCTTGGATAAGCGAGACGCAGAACGTGAAAAACGTTCCATTGATGAAGACAGTGATCCTTACGATCCAGATAATGGAAAAGATCTGTTAGCTGCTTATTTAGCAAATGTTGATGCTTACAAACGTCAAGTCCGAAGTGTCGACGACGACGAAGAAGATGAAGATC CAAATGAAAAACCAAAATTTGATTATCGAAGAATGGTTATCGGAGAAACTGACGAAGGAGAATTCGTAGAGAGGTATAATGATGAGAAtgtagaaaaaaagaagaaaaagcgaGCAACAGATGGTaagaaaaaacgttctacaGCAGAGGGTAGTGGAGCtggagaaaaaagaaaacgatCCGTGACAAAGGGTAGTGGTGCTGGAGAAAAGAAATCCGTGACGGAGGGTAGCGGAACTGGAGAAAAGAGAAAACGTTCTGTTTCTGAAGGCAGTGGTGCAGggggaaaaagaaaaagatctaTGACGGAGGGTAGCGGCGCTGGAGAGAAGAAGAAACGAACTGTGTCAGAGGGCAGTGGTGTaggagaaaaaagaagaagatctATGATGGAGGGAAGTGCGTCATTTCAACATAAAAAGCTTATTCATAAACGAAAACGACGTGCAGTACTGGAAAATAGCGGTTCCAACAAGAAGCGTTTTGTTATCGAAGGTAACGGTTCCAACAAAAAGCGTTCTATAGTTGAGGGCAGCGGTTCCAACAAGAAACGTTCTGTCATCGAAGGCAGCGGTTCCAACAAGAAACGTTCTACCATCGAAGGCAGTGGCTCCAACAAAAAGCGTTCTATAGTTGAAGGCAGCGGTTCTAACAAAAAACGAGCTATCGTTGAAGGTAGCGGTGCCAACAAGCGCAAAAGAAGGTCGTTGGAAGGAAGTGCAGATTACCAAAGAAAAAGGAGGGGTATGTCTGATGAAATGCAGCGAGTAGAGGGCGATAAGCTCAGTGAAATCGAAGCTAAATTACGTTCACTAGAATATGTTGAGAAAAGAGATCAAATTCCAGAAGAAG CTCTAACAGCAGACGATGAAAGcgaagaagaggaagaggaaaCACAGGGAG AAGATGAATCTGGCTCTGGAGAATCAGACAATGAAGAGGAAAGTACGGAGGAGAGTGAAGAATCCGGTAGTGAGTCCGGTGAATCGGATGACCGTGATATGAGTAGAAGATCAGCTGAAGAAGATATGGAGAGTCTGTTCTCAAAG cgATCTGTTGAAGCTGGCAAACCTGACAATTCATCCGAAGTGGGTAACTCAACTGAGAACGCTCATTTGAAGAGTGATGTTGAGAAAG GTGTAGATAGCTTGCTTAATCTTGTCGTCGAACTGTATAAACAACAGAAAACGATCAAGGCGTTCGAATCTTCCGTTCGATCCTTACGTCACGATATTTTACATGAACTCAATGTTCCACAAGTTAAGAAAAACACAGCCACGAAAAAAGTGCGAGAAGAAATTGAGAAGACTGCGAGGGAGAGGCTGCATG ttCTGACGAGTTCAATTGAACACAAAATAACTGAATTTGCAAAATCGCACCCAGAAGCATCTAAGCAAGCCAACTTAGCCACCAGCCTTCTTCCAAAACTTCCATTAAGTGACGAAAAACTTGCGGAATCAAAGAAGGAAATCTCTCGCCGTGCTGCAGAATTCGACGATATTGAAGACGCATTCAGCCAAAACGTCCAAACAGAACAAACTGATCTACCAGATATCTTGAAAGAACATTTTCGACGAAATTCAGAACCCGATATCgaatttgttaaacaaaaaccCGAAGTTGTAAATGGAGAACAGAAATTATCTAGAATGCACCGCGAAGTACAACAATCTGAAATGGAGACTGGGAACGAAGATGATGATGAATTTGAAAAACTATTCCAGTAA
- the LOC130657922 gene encoding uncharacterized protein LOC130657922 isoform X8 yields MVEFESNGMKFFVVLIAVVFAILHQTYAESLNEDDGFRRLLRRASAEADRPLIREQRRNKDEDDEDGFSDIMEQNPSPNDIIRKRRADEDEFYHTLLSRSEPKHKEKRSFDTNDVDNKAGYIVREDWTGDSKISDADRQELENLFQKLNADDGPAKTDIARSTSDDESSAEDAAKDYATWLMKQPADKMGAALSHKAEVDHKLTKLFFHNKRASFPPPNCNEKSSHCKCRRTCHPYTVAKYSPCRCSTNNPARASIAKTPLSDSLSSKQHTPMKRHKHTDDKPSNVKYPEPIHWMTAKKSEAPKNSTVQKSNSTSENCTTAECLCERTCHPKPVASSAPCECQEKPNEELTNTTNNATASKEEFMKAAPSQADAVKKFEVSSTKGEQRSADPYAYGWCTRACHPLSVAAEKPCKCASGSNTANFFPPRSPENKIIKAPVSSHIKAPISNHVNPVPAKQTSPIAPAVPNVHVPATRPVEGAAITANAGSVVPQTDASAQTRNAVSASESVCARSCSPLSVASQDPCSCQNTTGALPATAPLTKDTIKPVDTTHHSYQGCYKDRKPIRDLPKRFNRFDTTPEACISECKYQNYKFAGVQYGYLCFCGNAFGRYGKVADSDCNSLCSGDSKRSCGAFWHNSVYAVDDSKEYDPSDFDFAKIDAAERLRDTLPAPAIRTVNKPAPAASTNEYSDSQGANVATHLMKAAQAALKAAKKLLPSVSKKHKVHKKGGKQGRKDKREDDEEDAELMQEKMAAMASLGAAHEILQKTNFGLDKRDAEREKRSIDEDSDPYDPDNGKDLLAAYLANVDAYKRQVRSVDDDEEDEDPNEKPKFDYRRMVIGETDEGEFVERYNDENVEKKKKKRATDGKKKRSTAEGSGAGEKRKRSVTKGSGAGEKKSVTEGSGTGEKRKRSVSEGSGAGGKRKRSMTEGSGAGEKKKRTVSEGSGVGEKRRRSMMEGSASFQHKKLIHKRKRRAVLENSGSNKKRFVIEGNGSNKKRSIVEGSGSNKKRSVIEGSGSNKKRSTIEGSGSNKKRSIVEGSGSNKKRAIVEGSGANKRKRRSLEGSADYQRKRRGMSDEMQRVEGDKLSEIEAKLRSLEYVEKRDQIPEEALTADDESEEEEEETQGEDESGSGESDNEEESTEESEESGSESGESDDRDMSRRSAEEDMESLFSKRSVEAGKPDNSSEVGNSTENAHLKSDVEKGVDSLLNLVVELYKQQKTIKAFESSVRSLRHDILHELNVPQVKKNTATKKVREEIEKTARERLHVLTSSIEHKITEFAKSHPEASKQANLATSLLPKLPLSDEKLAESKKEISRRAAEFDDIEDAFSQNVQTEQTDLPDILKEHFRRNSEPDIEFVKQKPEVVNGEQKLSRMHREVQQSEMETGNEDDDEFEKLFQ; encoded by the exons ATGGTCGAATTTGAGTCGAATGGAATGAAATTTTTTGTGGTGCTAATTGCAGTAGTGTTTGCTATTCTGCATCAGACATATGCAGAGAGTTTAAACGAAG ATGATGGTTTCCGACGACTTCTGCGTAGAGCGAGTGCTGAGGCTGATCGTCCACTAATTCGTGAACAAAGAAGAAACAAAg atgaagatgatgaaGATGGATTTAGTGATATTATGGAGCAAAATCCTTCACCCAATGATATCATTCGAAAAAGAAGGGCTGATGAAG ATGAATTTTATCACACCCTGTTAAGTCGATCAGAGCCAAAACATAAAG AAAAACGCTCTTTTGATACGAATGATGTTGACAATAAAGCAG GATACATTGTCCGAGAGGATTGGACGGGTGATTCTAAAATATCCGATGCTGATAGACAAG AACTAGAAAATCTTTTCCAAAAATTAAATGCAGATGATGGTCCAGCAAAAACTGATATTGCTCGTTCAACATCTGATGACGAG agttCTGCTGAGGATGCTGCAAAAGATTATGCAACATGGTTGATGAAGCAACCT GCTGACAAGATGGGAGCTGCTTTAAGTCACAAAGCAGAAGTTGATCACAAACTTACCAAACTGTTTTTCCATAACAAAAGAG CCTCATTTCCACCACCAAACTGCAATGAAAAATCATCCCACTGCAAATGTAGACGTACTTGTCACCCTTACACAGTAGCTAAATACTCGCCTTGTCGATGTTCTACGAACAACCCTGCAAGAGCTAGTATTGCTAAAACTCCCCTTTCAGATTCATTATCCTCAAAGCAGCATACTCCCATGAAACGGCACAAACACACAGATGATAAACCGTCAAATGTTAAATACCCTGAACCAATTCACTGGATGACTGCGAAGAAGAGTGAAGCACCAAAGAATTCAACTGTTCAAAAGTCTAACTCAACTTCTGAGAATTGCACAACTGCAGAATGTCTGTGTGAGAGGACCTGCCATCCAAAGCCAGTTGCATCG TCAGCTCCTTGTGAATGTCAAGAAAAACCAAACGAAG AACTTACAAACACGACCAACAATGCAACAGCATCCAAAGAAGAATTTATGAAAGCAGCACCCTCTCAAGCTGATGCAGTTAAAAAG tttGAAGTCAGCTCAACAAAAGGTGAACAACGCAGTGCTGATCCATACGCTTATGGTTGGTGCACAAGAGCTTGCCATCCTTTAAGTGTTGCTGCTGAGAAGCCATGCAAGTGTGCTTCTGGTTCAAATACTGCAAACTTCTTCCCACCAAGATCACCAGAGAATAAAATAATCAAAGCTCCTGTTTCTTCTCATATAAAAGCACCTATCAGTAACCATGTTAATCCGGTTCCTGCTAAACAAACTTCCCCCATAGCACCTGCAGTGCCTAATGTCCATGTACCTGCCACTAGGCCTGTAGAAGGTGCTGCCATTACAGCAAATGCAGGATCAGTGGTACCACAAACAGATGCGAGTGCGCAAACTCGTAATGCAGTCTCTGCTAGTGAAAGTGTATGTGCAAGAAGTTGCTCCCCTCTTTCTGTTGCTAGTCAGGACCCATGCAGTTGCCAAAACACAACAGGTGCTTTGCCGGCTACAGCTCCATTGACTAAAGATACAATCAAACCAGTTGACACCACCCATCATA GCTATCAAGGATGTTACAAGGACAGAAAACCAATTCGAGATTTACCCAAGAGATTCAACCGTTTTGATACCACTCCTGAAGCTTGCATCAGCGAGTGCAAATACCAAAATTACAAATTTGCTGGCGTCCAATATGGCTACCTTTGTTTCTGTGGTAACGCATTTGGTCGCTATGGTAAAGTAGCGGACTCAGATTGTAATTCTTTGTGCAGTGGAGACAGTAAACGTTCGTGTGGTGCTTTTTGGCACAACTCTGTATATGCAGTTG ATGACAGTAAAGAGTACGACCCTTCAGATTTCGACTTTGCTAAGATTGACGCTGCTGAGCGATTGAGAGATACTTTACCAGCACCTGCTATTCGAACAGTCAACAAACCAGCACCAGCTGCATCCACCAACGAATATTCTG atTCACAAGGAG caAATGTTGCAACTCATTTGATGAAAG ctGCACAGGCTGCACTTAAAG ctgCTAAGAAGTTATTACCAA GTGTAAGCAAGAAGCACAAAGTTCATAAAAAGGGTGGAAAACAAGGAAGAAAAGATAAACGTGAGGACGATGAAGAAGATGCAGAATTAATGCAAGAAAAGATGGCCGCCATGGCTTCGTTAGGAG CTGCCCatgaaattttacaaaaaactaACTTTGGCTTGGATAAGCGAGACGCAGAACGTGAAAAACGTTCCATTGATGAAGACAGTGATCCTTACGATCCAGATAATGGAAAAGATCTGTTAGCTGCTTATTTAGCAAATGTTGATGCTTACAAACGTCAAGTCCGAAGTGTCGACGACGACGAAGAAGATGAAGATC CAAATGAAAAACCAAAATTTGATTATCGAAGAATGGTTATCGGAGAAACTGACGAAGGAGAATTCGTAGAGAGGTATAATGATGAGAAtgtagaaaaaaagaagaaaaagcgaGCAACAGATGGTaagaaaaaacgttctacaGCAGAGGGTAGTGGAGCtggagaaaaaagaaaacgatCCGTGACAAAGGGTAGTGGTGCTGGAGAAAAGAAATCCGTGACGGAGGGTAGCGGAACTGGAGAAAAGAGAAAACGTTCTGTTTCTGAAGGCAGTGGTGCAGggggaaaaagaaaaagatctaTGACGGAGGGTAGCGGCGCTGGAGAGAAGAAGAAACGAACTGTGTCAGAGGGCAGTGGTGTaggagaaaaaagaagaagatctATGATGGAGGGAAGTGCGTCATTTCAACATAAAAAGCTTATTCATAAACGAAAACGACGTGCAGTACTGGAAAATAGCGGTTCCAACAAGAAGCGTTTTGTTATCGAAGGTAACGGTTCCAACAAAAAGCGTTCTATAGTTGAGGGCAGCGGTTCCAACAAGAAACGTTCTGTCATCGAAGGCAGCGGTTCCAACAAGAAACGTTCTACCATCGAAGGCAGTGGCTCCAACAAAAAGCGTTCTATAGTTGAAGGCAGCGGTTCTAACAAAAAACGAGCTATCGTTGAAGGTAGCGGTGCCAACAAGCGCAAAAGAAGGTCGTTGGAAGGAAGTGCAGATTACCAAAGAAAAAGGAGGGGTATGTCTGATGAAATGCAGCGAGTAGAGGGCGATAAGCTCAGTGAAATCGAAGCTAAATTACGTTCACTAGAATATGTTGAGAAAAGAGATCAAATTCCAGAAGAAG CTCTAACAGCAGACGATGAAAGcgaagaagaggaagaggaaaCACAGGGAG AAGATGAATCTGGCTCTGGAGAATCAGACAATGAAGAGGAAAGTACGGAGGAGAGTGAAGAATCCGGTAGTGAGTCCGGTGAATCGGATGACCGTGATATGAGTAGAAGATCAGCTGAAGAAGATATGGAGAGTCTGTTCTCAAAG cgATCTGTTGAAGCTGGCAAACCTGACAATTCATCCGAAGTGGGTAACTCAACTGAGAACGCTCATTTGAAGAGTGATGTTGAGAAAG GTGTAGATAGCTTGCTTAATCTTGTCGTCGAACTGTATAAACAACAGAAAACGATCAAGGCGTTCGAATCTTCCGTTCGATCCTTACGTCACGATATTTTACATGAACTCAATGTTCCACAAGTTAAGAAAAACACAGCCACGAAAAAAGTGCGAGAAGAAATTGAGAAGACTGCGAGGGAGAGGCTGCATG ttCTGACGAGTTCAATTGAACACAAAATAACTGAATTTGCAAAATCGCACCCAGAAGCATCTAAGCAAGCCAACTTAGCCACCAGCCTTCTTCCAAAACTTCCATTAAGTGACGAAAAACTTGCGGAATCAAAGAAGGAAATCTCTCGCCGTGCTGCAGAATTCGACGATATTGAAGACGCATTCAGCCAAAACGTCCAAACAGAACAAACTGATCTACCAGATATCTTGAAAGAACATTTTCGACGAAATTCAGAACCCGATATCgaatttgttaaacaaaaaccCGAAGTTGTAAATGGAGAACAGAAATTATCTAGAATGCACCGCGAAGTACAACAATCTGAAATGGAGACTGGGAACGAAGATGATGATGAATTTGAAAAACTATTCCAGTAA